The proteins below come from a single Cannabis sativa cultivar Pink pepper isolate KNU-18-1 chromosome 3, ASM2916894v1, whole genome shotgun sequence genomic window:
- the LOC115709443 gene encoding peptidyl-prolyl cis-trans isomerase CYP59 codes for MSVLIVTSLGDIVVDLYSDRCPLTTKNFLKLCKIKYYNGCLFHTIQKDFTAQTGDPTGTGTGGDSIYKYLYGEQARFFSDEIHLDLKHAKTGTVAMASGGENLNASQFYFTLRDDLDYLDGKHTVFGEVAEGLETLARINEAYVDEKGRPYKNVRIKHTYILDDPFDDPPQLPEFIPDASPEGKPKDEVDVDVRLEDDWVPMDETLGPQELEEIIRAKDAHSSAVVLESIGDIPDADMKPPENVLFVCKLNPVTEDEDLHTIFSRFGSVSSAEVIRDFKTGDSLCYAFIEFDNKESCEQAYFKMDNALIDDRRIHVDFSQSVSKLWSQYRRKEHKTGQGKGCFKCGADDHIAKDCTGGTAIPQQHQKYILKDDNPHRGGGDNSRYDMVFDEDIQESPKQDTGNRSQEPDVRAEKQKIERPSLEESRHRDQNKRDTRHGHRQAKKSSRDHRGGELRRERDDRESRPGGSRSSRVYVEEQNREKHKERRNDQDERRVEERDYSKKSAGNGRHEERRDDKYYRKAIDDDRLREQGEDRDYRKRSADNDSRAERRDVGDCRKNSGIHRSYGDRKDDRDYKKNDVRDTGDERRDRKRGADGDGYRDRREDREHKRPETGSADERDRDRRQRYDKRR; via the exons ATGTCTGTGCTGATTGTGACGAGCTTAGGGGACATTGTTGTTGATTTGTACTCAGATAGATGCCCCTTGACCACTAAGAATTTCTTGAAGCTTTGCAA GATTAAGTATTACAATGGGTGTCTGTTTCACACCATTCAAAAGGATTTTACTGCACAGACAGGCGATCCAACCGGAACAGGGACCGGTGGTGATTCAATATACAA ATATTTATATGGTGAACAAGCTCGGTTTTTCAGTGATGAGATTCATCTGGATTTGAAGCATGCTAAGACAGGTACTGTTGCCATGGCCAGTGGTGGGGAGAATCTGAATGCTTCTCAG TTTTACTTTACATTGCGGGATGATCTAGACTATCTTGATGGGAAACACACC GTTTTTGGAGAGGTAGCAGAAGGGTTGGAAACACTGGCTCGTATCAATGAAGCTTATGTAGATGAAAAAGGAAGACCTTACAAAAATGTCAG AATCAAACACACCTACATTCTTGATGATCCTTTTGATGATCCTCCACAACTACCTGAGTTCATTCCTGATGCGTCACCAGAAGGAAAGCCCAAAGATGAG GTTGATGTTGATGTGCGACTTGAAGATGACTGGGTCCCTATGGATGAGACATTAGGTCCGCAAGAGCTTGAGGAAATTATACGTGCAAAGGATGCACATTCTAGTGCTGTTGTGCTTGAGAGT ATTGGAGACATACCCGATGCTGACATGAAACCTCCTGAAAATGTTCTTTTTGTTTGTAAACTGAATCCAGTAACTGAA GATGAGGATTTGCATACGATTTTCTCACGTTTTGGTTCTGTATCATC GGCTGAAGTAATCCGTGATTTTAAAACTGGAGACAGTCTCTGTTATGCATTCATAG AGTTTGACAACAAAGAGTCATGTGAGCAAGCATATTTTAAG ATGGATAATGCTCTGATTGATGATCGAAGGATACACGTCGATTTTAGTCAAAGTGTCTCTAAGTTGTGGTCACAGTACAGGCGCAAAGAACACAAAACGGGTCAAG GTAAGGGCTGTTTCAAATGTGGTGCCGATGATCATATTGCTAAGGATTGCACAGGGGGTACCGCAATCCCACAGCAGCATCAGAAGTACATCTTAAAGGACGATAATCCACATCGAGGTGGAGGTGACAATTCAAG GTATGACATGGTGTTTGATGAAGACATTCAAGAAAGTCCTAAACAGGATACGGGGAATCGGAGCCAGGAACCAGATGTAAGAGCAGAGAAACAGAAGATTGAGAGGCCAAGTTTGGAGGAGTCAAGGCATAGggatcaaaataaaagagatacAAGACACGGACATAGGCAAGCCAAGAAAAGTAGTAGAGACCACAGAGGTGGTGAATTGAGACGAGAACGGGATGATAGAGAAAGTCGACCTGGTGGAAGTAGAAGCAGTCGAGTTTATGTTGAAGAGCAGAATAGAGAAAAGCACAAGGAGAGGCGAAATGACCAAGATGAAAGAAGGGTTGAAGAGCGAGATTACAGTAAGAAAAGTGCTGGAAATGGCCGCCATGAAGAAAGAAGAGACGACAAATATTACAGAAAAGCAATCGATGATGATAGGCTTAGGGAACAAGGTGAGGACAGAGACTACAGGAAGAGAAGTGCAGATAATGATAGTCGAGCAGAGAGGAGGGACGTTGGAGATTGTAGGAAGAACAGCGGGATTCATCGAAGCTATGGTGACAGGAAAGATGATAGAGACTACAAGAAAAATGATGTTCGTGACACAGGAGATGAACGAAGGGACAGAAAACGAGGCGCGGATGGTGATGGCTACAGAGACAGGAGGGAAGACCGGGAACACAAAAGACCGGAAACAGGTAGCGCTGATGAGCGAGACCGTGATAGAAGGCAAAGATATGACAAGAGAAGATGA